atttatatttgtaacaCATTCAATGAGTTACAAATTGTTCCaaattagcatattttaaatattctttatgttGGCTCACTAGCTAGCACCTTTAGGGTTTATTTATGATAGATCTGATCAGAGGCATTAAAATTGTTACAGTTCAAATGCACTTCAACATCACTGACTATTTAACCATCTAAGTAATGCAATAAGCTGAAGTGGAAGTTTCAGAAACCAATGTGCACactgtgtcctttccccttcagtgattTAGCTTTTCCACTTTTATTCACGTTTGGTCAAactgctgctttagctgaaaaaacagaaaagcgtttTAGTTTTCAGATGTTATCGAAGTAGCAAGGGATCAAAACTCACAAATGTTACAGCTAAACCATAAAGTTTAGCTACCCAGTGTGAATCAGTGTTCAGAAAATTTGTAAGATTCAagcaagtggagaaaaaaacaaaagaaacacatgAAGGACACTTCAAAgcgagatggaaaaaaaaattgcgttTGCCTCTATTTATTCGGTTCAAAACAAATACTGTTACAAGACAAAAAAgatacatttgtttttaaaagcaatCTTGgcaacaagttttttttataacaatttcataataaaaagacaaaaagatcaATATCATTATTTTTCCTGCTGTTTCCTTTCTTAatttagaaaagaaatgaataaacgtGGGCTGAATGCCTCTCTTCAGGCTACCCTGTTCAAAGAGCCacgttccttctttttatttatttgcaaatgcaaacacttgtcattaataaataatactataaaATGTTCTGTGAGTACAATTTACAAGGGCAGAGTGAACATGAGGGCAGATGATGTGAAATACAAACAATCAAAGTGATGGGTGTTTCGACTCActttagtcattttttattCCAGTTATGATTCCTTTGATTCGCTACTGAGCAGCTACAACGTCAACCACAAACTGTAACAGAACGGGTTCGTTTTTGGTGcgtataaaaaaattattttgatgaGTCCCGCGTTTGCAAATTAATTCATCAGATTCACTCAAGAGTCGACTCGTTTGTGAATTCCCTATCAAAAACAAGtcatagaggaaaaaaagcaatataTACATCAACACGAGCatgattttttaatattgtttttttttttttttttttttttttttttttttaacaaagtggACGATTTTTAACATCAGACTGCTGGAGTGCAGAAGCGACAGTTAAGGCAGCTTTTTTCACCTGCGAAAAGTTTGAACAAGGttaaaaattgcaattttttattattttttttcattgtccGCCTCACAGAGTGCAGTAAGAGTAAGTAAGAATCGGTCGTTGCATAATTCTGGCTGTTGGTGATTTTTAGGCGACTTGTATAGATCGATTGTAGGACAAAACAGAGTCCAGACCTCATTAATCAATACAGTGCAGTCACATCCAACCTTATGAATATGCAGATCTCTCACAAAAACAGTCCAGTATGACATCCGAGACGTGATTAGGCATGTGCCGACGTTACATTCATGATAATTGGCTAATGTTTTATCATAGCTCAAAATATTGTCATGATATATTATTTACGAAAATTACTCATTGCTTATAATAACAGTCATTACACAGCAATGTGTAATGCTGAAATACTGTAACTGATCACTGCTGCTATGACAACGCTAATTTCCGCAAACATGTCAGAATTTTCAGGTAAAGTTAGTGCAAAGATAAGTgtttatcttcctataacattactgtaaatacactaatgACATTGATATTAATGTAATGCAAAACATTGTAGCataccatgtttcactgtaaaAGTCAGAACAGTTGCTtactgaaattatatatatatatataaaatggagATTTTTAGATAGTACATAAAAAAGCAAAGACAGTTTATCTGTAAAGaagcttaaataaattaaataaaataaataagacaaactATAACAAGACATTCTTCTCACACTTTAAGATTGATCTCACACTTAAGAAGATTCTCacactttaaaatgtttgctGAATATTGCAATATATCGTGTAACTGattatcggcacatgcctaGACGCAGTGAGAGCTTTACAGAGTAGATTTGTCCTCTCTCTGCCTTGCTATATATGTGGCACATCACCAGGCTCTCTTGCTGATTACACAGTACATTTCCTGAATGATTGGGGAAAAAGTCAAACCCAAATGTTATTCCACTCGCGCTAGTTCCCTGTGCTGACTGACACGTTGGCACCCACAGTGTGAGACTCGCTTTTTGGCTTTTAAGCACAATTATGGATAAAAGATTTGTTTTGGCTGACAGTCTGCTGTGCACAAAGAGTTTCATGGCATCAGTTTGAACTCAGTTCCGACATAgcagaaaagacaaaactttTGTATAGTATGTTTTTGGTAACATTTTAAACGACCAAAAGTTACCGTCTAAAATGGCACTTCACACCGTCTGTTAATATTTGTCCTGGCAGTGATGCCACAATCTCAGGCTTTTCTACACAAATCCGATTCCCTTGCACCGTTTGAACACAATGAAttgtaattcaattcaaatgactGTTTCATATTTGCTAACAGGCTACGGGAAGAGTTTGTGGTTAGTTGATTACAATGCCAATATAATAAACATCACCGATTTCGGTGAAAAAAAGTAGCAGATTCTCTAAACTGTACTTTTGTATTTTGAGCTGCTACTGTCCTGGGGCCAGTCTCACAAATATTCCAACTTAATCAAACCCAACACATGCGACTGTGGTTAACTTGTCTCAGGAGGCTCATTAATGACTTTAATAATTAATCTCCGAACTTGTGGACATAAAAGTGTAAAGTTTCTGGCTCTTTATCCATAAATTTTTTCGATGCCTAAATCCAAACCACCAAAACAGGTTTGAGCTTACAGGTTTGTTGATCTAACAACAGCTTTGAAGAACGGACAAATCCAGGATCATGTCAAATCAACAATGATCCAGTCCAGCTAATTTAGTACCCACGTATGAAGAAAGGGCCCAGGGTTAATGGTGCAGTGTTACCATGGCGAAGTAACATGTTAATAGGTGAACCACTGTTGTAAGACAGAAAATCCAGGCTAAGATCAAACTAAGATCAAAGATAGCTAGCTAGTGCTTTACTTTTTATgtatgaaaaacacaaatgtgaaGCATGCGTTCAAATTTGCGACAGAATTCTGTTTCATATGAGCATTAGCACTCGCTTCTGCCACAGGTTTGAAAACCATGGTACTGTTTAAATGTGCAAATGTTGTTAAAACAACAGAttacagagattttttttgcactgggCTACCAAAACATATCGGTAACAAATTACTGATTAGCTCATGATTTTCAGTAAGTTTCAGTCCACAAATGTAGCATCATAAAACAAACGATTTTAGCAAACAAATGTCTTTTACATTGCTAAATAAAAAACGCAAACAGCAAATTTTCAGTTGGATGAGTTTTGGGCATTCTATGCTAAGTAGGTTTAGTAGGCCTTATCACTACTGCTACAACAATGCTAATGTCTGTTAAAAGATTCATGTGGCAGTAATGCACCTTAACTTTCCTGTAAGCTGCTACCATAAAATACTAATAGAttggcaaaaacaaaaaaatactgtataatttatGAGCATAAAGCCACAAAAGGACATAAGTGGCTTTTAACAACACAGTAGAATCTGTTTCTTATGTAACACACTTTGGTTTGTTTGAATTTGTCCATAGCCCACAGTGCAGCAAATCTTTCCTTGAAGCCTTTTATTTTCTCGCTGTTCTTGCTTATCAAGGACAGCACTCGctgtcacaaaacacacacacatacacacacacatttttttttgctggtgtcATTGTCTTGTCTGCATGAAACCACAGACACTACAGCAGGGTTTAGTTTCAGAGTTATATCTGTCCAGTCTGCATGAATCAGGTTACAACAgcaaggtcacacacacacacacacacacacacacagatggggTCGGATggaaaatatacaatatttcagttttcagcGTTATCCGAGAGGTGCTGGAGTGTTTGGGTGTGTATGTCTAGTATTTATGAGTGCGAATGATTTTTACTGATTTCTACTGATTTCTCGTAGATTTAGTAAAACGTTTGTAAGTAATGGATATGGTGTGTGGAGTgagatgtgattaaaaaaaaggttgtttggggaaaaaaagataacgtaaattgtgtgtgtgctcttgcGATGACGtcaaaagaaaactgaaaattgatttaaaaatcaaattcatTATGAATGTGTCTCGTTTTCAGCACTTTTAGGAGTTTTAGAGTCACTGGGCTGTGAATGCCAGACTGAAAATGATCCCTGTGTGACAAAGtcaagctgtttgtgtgtgtgtttgtatttcagTGAACAGCATCCTGTTCACACACTAACCTCATGAGGACTGGAgactttatgtaaaaaaaaaaaaaagtccggTCCTCCATACAGGAAAAGCATTGAGACTGTAAAAAGCTTGGTGGTTTAGAAactactcagtgtgtgtgtgtgtgtgtgtgtgtgtgtgcttgtgagatttgtatgtgtattttttgtctcattgtGAACCCTCACATTATTGTGCTTTTGGTCTTAGAAGTAAGGATGGAGGGACAGAAAGATGGATGAAGAaaaataagctaaaaaaaaaaaagtggggagAGATTTCGACTGACATCAGCGGGACAGATTAAAccaaatatacaaattaaagaAGAAGACACTGCGctgctgagagagagggaaaatcTGAAACGAAAACACCAAACCAGTTCAGGAACTCAAGCTCTTGGTTAAATGGGAGATGATATTTTAGTGTGATGTTACAACACAGAGCCTCCGGCTTGGGGAAAATCTCCCAACAACCTTGACTTTTTCTGACTCCCCAAAATGATATATGATTTCCTCAGCAAGTTCTCACATCACTTCATGCCCCCTTTTTTTGACagccatgtttttctttcataatgACTTAGGAAAACAAAACGGACTGAAATGCCTCAGGTTCTTGGCAAGTCCtgaacctcacacacactacaggctTTAAGTTACACTCTTACAGAACTAGAGATCGCCATGTTGTaagtttaaattttaactttgCTGGTTTGTCTTTCCTCTAAGATTTGTACGTGTTGATTTGATGTCTCAGCTTTCTCCAAGTTTTGGCATGGAGCCTTTTGATGGTTGCCTCAAATGTCCTTTAGACAAATCTGatggatgtgattttttttgcttaaagtCTCAACACCAGTTATATTTAACCTCATCTTTTCTATTCTTATCTGAACCATGTTTGTGTGCAGATTGTGTCATTTCTGCCAACCACAGCATGTCTAATCCACAAATTTGATAAACCTgataaacaagaaaacaaaagtttttGCTTGGGATGGCAAAATCATGGCAAAAAACAACGAAAAACAGCAAGTTGGCAAAAACAGAAAGTAAGTTATAACAGCATTATAACTTATCCGTGACACCAAAAAAAGACAGACCTCAGTAAATCTGGACCTCTACAATGCCATCATGCTGAACGATTTAACCAGTGAGTGATTGACTGAGGTTAATTAGTGTGACTGAACTGACTATTAGATTTCAGAAACAGGCCTATAGTTTCATATGGACTCATTTGGCTAACATAAATAATGACATGATTTATTGAGCTATTCCACTAGAGTAGTAGAAGGGTGAAGAACTGGAGTCCAGCACAACTTGTTGATTCCCTGACACAAAGACACCCAATTTAACTCAATTATCAGGTTTaataggtgtgttagagcagagaaaccACCACTATGCTGGACTCCAGCACCCTGGAGCACCACTGGGCATGTCTCATTTCATGACCGTATTGTAAAATAGTGATTGGCATGTACATCAATCTGCTGATCTCCGGGTTTAGGTCGGAGGCTGGATCTTGAGAGTCCTGGTTTAACTTAACCCATGTCTTTTCTACCCTGTCATCCATGCCTCAGTGAGAGTTACATTGCACATCCTTCCCTTTTAAACATCACCATAACTGGCAACCTGCAAACTGTCTATAAATACTAATCTTCATTAGCACTGcaatcctctttttttttttttttttattttctttctatgTCCATTCTGTTCCAGCAGGGCAGGTATTTTTGACATTTCAGACCATTCTGAAATTCTGAAACATTCTGAAATTCTGAAACATTTCAGTGTCTTGCTGGTGGTGCCAAAGAAAGaagtaaaggttaaaaaaaaaaaaaaaaaaaaaaaaaaagagagagatgtcaCCAACAGATGTGACCACGGTGACCTTTTTTTCATTACTGTCTTGGCACTCTATCCATCTAAAGTGTGACACCACTGGCATCCCAGAGCTCcagctctttctctttcacctaACATAGACAAAAGCAGACTTGTCTGAACActgaaactaaacaaaaaatactTGTCTGTCATCTGTGGGCACATCTGAGTGGCAGGCCTCATGTTTAAGGCCATGTTTAAGGCCCGCTTCCAGGCCTGTTTAGGAGCTGATCCTGTCCACCTTTTGCATGTTTCATTGGCAGTCCACTGGACCTCTCATGATTGCTGTTTTGGCTTAATCACCCATGTTTTGGCCCTGTCCCAACTCTTTATATACATTACAATCCTTAGCACTGCAGCGCTGCACCAGTCCTGTAGAGGGAGACACGTCCATGTAGATAGAATATTACTAAACAGTGATGAGAAACGGAGGACCATAAAAAGTCAGAAGTTGAAAGATTCAATCCCTCAAAGAAATCCTTGGGATCAGTCTGCTCTGAGATAATATTGGTGGGAAGTGCAATTATTTATCTAACCGAGACATGATTGAGCTTGTAGAGAAGGTTATGGAGGAGTAGAGACAGGTGTTGACATGTTGATTGGTGGACTGATGGGATCTGCTGCAGTGCTGCGCTCTTGTCCCTTTGGTGAGATGTAAGTGTCTGTCAGAGGGAGAgagcagaaaaggaaaaattatattatattatatactcttatATTTGGCAGCCCCTTCCATATCAAATCTACGGCCAATTTCAAAAGTATACATgaaatttcaattaaatttttgcACTGAATTGAAAATTCTGACTGACCACACTGGCATAATTAGAAATTTGACACTTCCTTTCCAATCGACCCCTGGTAGCCATTTTTGCCTTCGTACTATTCTAAGAGTTAGCCTGAGATTAAATCAACCAAAAACTAGTAAGTGATTGACCTGCAGGCTTTCTCACTCTTCACTTGTTCTGATTGCGGATGCGCAAGCACCTCCTTTTCAACGGCGGCTCCATGTCTGCTGCTCCCGCCACCGATAACGGAGCTTCCAAGCCGCATGGCAATATGGCTGCCGTCTTATCTGCTGGTTTTGGCACAGGCTGAATGACACAGCCCGGTTTAGGCATGAGGGGCAAGGCGTATGCATGATCTGCTCCAGATGCAGCGTCCTCTGCCTCTTGGGACTTTTCCTCTCCGGCACGCCCAGGTGCTACAGCCTGCTCGGATAAGGTTCTCTCAATGGCTGAGCAGCTGTTTTCCTTCAGGTCCTCTCCCTCAGCTGGCTCATCACAGATTGTGGCTGTCCTTCGGTTCATTTCCACAGCAGGCCGCTGTTCTGGAGGGGGTGTCCGGACTGTGGGTTCTAGTGGCTGCATGTTGCAGCTGCCATTGACAATCACGTTACAAGGCGTAGCAGTACCTGGCTCTGTTTTTGTCACGGCAATGCTGGCCAGGGGGGTGGAAAGGCTGCATGAGATTGGTTGAGATAGTAAAGGCGTAGTACTGCAGAATGAAGGGTCAGCACAAGGCAGAGTGATGTTGTTTAGTGGGCTTTTAGCCTCTGTGTCTCGGTCATTTTGTGTGTCCTCTAATGGTCCTGTGCTGCAGGAATCTCTCTCATTCATTTCACATTCACCCACTCTTGACACGCTAAGCCCAGTGGGTGTGGTCGATTCGGGCTCGGGCTTCACCTGCACGCATGGCGCGGCTCTCTGGATCACTAGCTGCTGCCGTGAGCGCCGGTTTGTCGTCAAATCAATTATTCCATTTGCTGGTGCTTCTGTAGGAGATCCTGGATGTGATAAACTGGAACTTCCAGCACTTTCTGTTTTAATCAAGCTCATACTGTGCCGTTCCATCTGGCTGGAAATGCCTGGAGAAAGCACATCTGAGCTGGAGGAATTTTGCTTATGAGCTCCACCTTCTCCTCTGGATGAACTGGGAGAGAAGGACGAGTCCTGCGAGTCACTGTGCTCACCAGAAACTTCCGGAAGCATCCCATCATTCCCAGGGCGATCACCTGATGCCTTTGGACTGATTGGGATAGGAACAGGGATGGGAATTGGTACTGGTAATGGCACAATTACGGGATACGGCACTAAGAGCATTGGAGGTGGTACTAACGGCGCCAGTGATGGCATGCCAAAGTTCATCATAGGTGGCACTGGTATGGGCCCAGGTGGCATGATGTTAACCGGAGGGAAAGGAAGTCCAGGAATGTGGGTCCCTGGATGAGGGGGCATTATTCCGGGAGGGTTACCCGGCAAGGTGGGGGTGGAAGAGGGGTGAACATGGGGTGAAAGTAGGAGTCGGTGCATGGGACTAGATGGAGGACCCAAAGttcgaggaggaggaggtggccCAATTCCAGGTATCATGGGATTAGGAAGGGGGCTGTTGGGGCCAGGAGGGCGGAGGAAGGGAGGGCGGATTTGTTGCATCATCTGGTGCTCCATAAAGAGGGGCAGAGGCATCGGGCCACGGGGCGTCATCACCATT
This sequence is a window from Pangasianodon hypophthalmus isolate fPanHyp1 chromosome 3, fPanHyp1.pri, whole genome shotgun sequence. Protein-coding genes within it:
- the sobpa gene encoding sine oculis-binding protein homolog A isoform X13; protein product: MAETEKEGSRAPESKRSRKPAHPVKREINADMKSFAENTMNELLGWYGYDKVELRDSDDIEIRNYPDGEIRQHISVLKENSLPKAVMPEGSSSPPHANSSSSTPTSRNGVATETPANPASSSCSSTTVAKEQGGMPIIVPLIPPPLIKPPAEEDMCNVQIVCAWCQKVGLKRYSLSMGSELKSFCSEKCFAACRRAYFKRNKLGYVRTLPAREEEASTQHSKDTPRLVLKTHSDALVCDWCKHIRHTKEYLDFGSGERRLQFCSAKCLNQYKMDIFYKETQAALPGGLCNPVYPAGDGKTETNAGVQLLTPESWNAPLSELRPRKAPSPGPTTSGAGHSGSASASPSDTSASGSASLSSSSSVKIPTPRPHESPTLPPPPPPLPPPPAPGIHPPMGLVPNGSPPMVMTPRGPMPLPLFMEHQMMQQIRPPFLRPPGPNSPLPNPMIPGIGPPPPPRTLGPPSSPMHRLLLSPHVHPSSTPTLPGNPPGIMPPHPGTHIPGLPFPPVNIMPPGPIPVPPMMNFGMPSLAPLVPPPMLLVPYPVIVPLPVPIPIPVPIPISPKASGDRPGNDGMLPEVSGEHSDSQDSSFSPSSSRGEGGAHKQNSSSSDVLSPGISSQMERHSMSLIKTESAGSSSLSHPGSPTEAPANGIIDLTTNRRSRQQLVIQRAAPCVQVKPEPESTTPTGLSVSRVGECEMNERDSCSTGPLEDTQNDRDTEAKSPLNNITLPCADPSFCSTTPLLSQPISCSLSTPLASIAVTKTEPGTATPCNVIVNGSCNMQPLEPTVRTPPPEQRPAVEMNRRTATICDEPAEGEDLKENSCSAIERTLSEQAVAPGRAGEEKSQEAEDAASGADHAYALPLMPKPGCVIQPVPKPADKTAAILPCGLEAPLSVAGAADMEPPLKRRCLRIRNQNK
- the sobpa gene encoding sine oculis-binding protein homolog A isoform X11, yielding MAETEKEGSRAPESKRSRKPAHPVKREINADMKSFAENTMNELLGWYGYDKVELRDSDDIEIRNYPDGEIRQHISVLKENSLPKAVMPEGSSSPPHANSSSSTPTSRNGVATETPANPASSSCSSTTVAKEQGGMPIIVPLIPPPLIKPPAEEDMCNVQIVCAWCQKVGLKRYSLSMGSELKSFCSEKCFAACRRAYFKRNKLGYVRTLPVCDWCKHIRHTKEYLDFGSGERRLQFCSAKCLNQYKMDIFYKETQAALPGGLCNPVYPAGDGKTETNAGVQLLTPESWNAPLSELRPRKAPSPGPTTSGAGHSGSASASPSDTSASGSASLSSSSSVKIPTPRPHESPTLPPPPPPLPPPPAPGIHPPMGLVPNGSPPMVMTPRGPMPLPLFMEHQMMQQIRPPFLRPPGPNSPLPNPMIPGIGPPPPPRTLGPPSSPMHRLLLSPHVHPSSTPTLPGNPPGIMPPHPGTHIPGLPFPPVNIMPPGPIPVPPMMNFGMPSLAPLVPPPMLLVPYPVIVPLPVPIPIPVPIPISPKASGDRPGNDGMLPEVSGEHSDSQDSSFSPSSSRGEGGAHKQNSSSSDVLSPGISSQMERHSMSLIKTESAGSSSLSHPGSPTEAPANGIIDLTTNRRSRQQLVIQRAAPCVQVKPEPESTTPTGLSVSRVGECEMNERDSCSTGPLEDTQNDRDTEAKSPLNNITLPCADPSFCSTTPLLSQPISCSLSTPLASIAVTKTEPGTATPCNVIVNGSCNMQPLEPTVRTPPPEQRPAVEMNRRTATICDEPAEGEDLKENSCSAIERTLSEQAVAPGRAGEEKSQEAEDAASGADHAYALPLMPKPGCVIQPVPKPADKTAAILPCGLEAPLSVAGAADMEPPLKRRHLHLTKGTRAQHCSRSHQSTNQHVNTCLYSSITFSTSSIMSRLDK
- the sobpa gene encoding sine oculis-binding protein homolog A isoform X4, with translation MAETEKEGSRAPESKRSRKPAHPVKREINADMKSFAENTMNELLGWYGYDKVELRDSDDIEIRNYPDGEIRQHISVLKENSLPKAVMPEGSSSPPHANSSSSTPTSRNGVATETPANPASSSCSSTTVAKEQGGMPIIVPLIPPPLIKPPAEEDMCNVQIVCAWCQKVGLKRYSLSMGSELKSFCSEKCFAACRRAYFKRNKAREEEASTQHSKDTPRLVLKTHSDALSGVRGEGDAGDELRCKPEALMSEVCDWCKHIRHTKEYLDFGSGERRLQFCSAKCLNQYKMDIFYKETQAALPGGLCNPVYPAGDGKTETNAGVQLLTPESWNAPLSELRPRKAPSPGPTTSGAGHSGSASASPSDTSASGSASLSSSSSVKIPTPRPHESPTLPPPPPPLPPPPAPGIHPPMGLVPNGSPPMVMTPRGPMPLPLFMEHQMMQQIRPPFLRPPGPNSPLPNPMIPGIGPPPPPRTLGPPSSPMHRLLLSPHVHPSSTPTLPGNPPGIMPPHPGTHIPGLPFPPVNIMPPGPIPVPPMMNFGMPSLAPLVPPPMLLVPYPVIVPLPVPIPIPVPIPISPKASGDRPGNDGMLPEVSGEHSDSQDSSFSPSSSRGEGGAHKQNSSSSDVLSPGISSQMERHSMSLIKTESAGSSSLSHPGSPTEAPANGIIDLTTNRRSRQQLVIQRAAPCVQVKPEPESTTPTGLSVSRVGECEMNERDSCSTGPLEDTQNDRDTEAKSPLNNITLPCADPSFCSTTPLLSQPISCSLSTPLASIAVTKTEPGTATPCNVIVNGSCNMQPLEPTVRTPPPEQRPAVEMNRRTATICDEPAEGEDLKENSCSAIERTLSEQAVAPGRAGEEKSQEAEDAASGADHAYALPLMPKPGCVIQPVPKPADKTAAILPCGLEAPLSVAGAADMEPPLKRRHLHLTKGTRAQHCSRSHQSTNQHVNTCLYSSITFSTSSIMSRLDK
- the sobpa gene encoding sine oculis-binding protein homolog A isoform X8, coding for MAETEKEGSRAPESKRSRKPAHPVKREINADMKSFAENTMNELLGWYGYDKVELRDSDDIEIRNYPDGEIRQHISVLKENSLPKAVMPEGSSSPPHANSSSSTPTSRNGVATETPANPASSSCSSTTVAKEQGGMPIIVPLIPPPLIKPPAEEDMCNVQIVCAWCQKVGLKRYSLSMGSELKSFCSEKCFAACRRAYFKRNKLGYVRTLPAREEEASTQHSKDTPRLVLKTHSDALGNDAKFLSMSGVRGEGDAGDELRCKPEALMSEVCDWCKHIRHTKEYLDFGSGERRLQFCSAKCLNQYKMDIFYKETQAALPGGLCNPVYPAGDGKTETNAGVQLLTPESWNAPLSELRPRKAPSPGPTTSGAGHSGSASASPSDTSASGSASLSSSSSVKIPTPRPHESPTLPPPPPPLPPPPAPGIHPPMGLVPNGSPPMVMTPRGPMPLPLFMEHQMMQQIRPPFLRPPGPNSPLPNPMIPGIGPPPPPRTLGPPSSPMHRLLLSPHVHPSSTPTLPGNPPGIMPPHPGTHIPGLPFPPVNIMPPGPIPVPPMMNFGMPSLAPLVPPPMLLVPYPVIVPLPVPIPIPVPIPISPKASGDRPGNDGMLPEVSGEHSDSQDSSFSPSSSRGEGGAHKQNSSSSDVLSPGISSQMERHSMSLIKTESAGSSSLSHPGSPTEAPANGIIDLTTNRRSRQQLVIQRAAPCVQVKPEPESTTPTGLSVSRVGECEMNERDSCSTGPLEDTQNDRDTEAKSPLNNITLPCADPSFCSTTPLLSQPISCSLSTPLASIAVTKTEPGTATPCNVIVNGSCNMQPLEPTVRTPPPEQRPAVEMNRRTATICDEPAEGEDLKENSCSAIERTLSEQAVAPGRAGEEKSQEAEDAASGADHAYALPLMPKPGCVIQPVPKPADKTAAILPCGLEAPLSVAGAADMEPPLKRRCLRIRNQNK
- the sobpa gene encoding sine oculis-binding protein homolog A isoform X7; the encoded protein is MAETEKEGSRAPESKRSRKPAHPVKREINADMKSFAENTMNELLGWYGYDKVELRDSDDIEIRNYPDGEIRQHISVLKENSLPKAVMPEGSSSPPHANSSSSTPTSRNGVATETPANPASSSCSSTTVAKEQGGMPIIVPLIPPPLIKPPAEEDMCNVQIVCAWCQKVGLKRYSLSMGSELKSFCSEKCFAACRRAYFKRNKLGYVRTLPAREEEASTQHSKDTPRLVLKTHSDALVCDWCKHIRHTKEYLDFGSGERRLQFCSAKCLNQYKMDIFYKETQAALPGGLCNPVYPAGDGKTETNAGVQLLTPESWNAPLSELRPRKAPSPGPTTSGAGHSGSASASPSDTSASGSASLSSSSSVKIPTPRPHESPTLPPPPPPLPPPPAPGIHPPMGLVPNGSPPMVMTPRGPMPLPLFMEHQMMQQIRPPFLRPPGPNSPLPNPMIPGIGPPPPPRTLGPPSSPMHRLLLSPHVHPSSTPTLPGNPPGIMPPHPGTHIPGLPFPPVNIMPPGPIPVPPMMNFGMPSLAPLVPPPMLLVPYPVIVPLPVPIPIPVPIPISPKASGDRPGNDGMLPEVSGEHSDSQDSSFSPSSSRGEGGAHKQNSSSSDVLSPGISSQMERHSMSLIKTESAGSSSLSHPGSPTEAPANGIIDLTTNRRSRQQLVIQRAAPCVQVKPEPESTTPTGLSVSRVGECEMNERDSCSTGPLEDTQNDRDTEAKSPLNNITLPCADPSFCSTTPLLSQPISCSLSTPLASIAVTKTEPGTATPCNVIVNGSCNMQPLEPTVRTPPPEQRPAVEMNRRTATICDEPAEGEDLKENSCSAIERTLSEQAVAPGRAGEEKSQEAEDAASGADHAYALPLMPKPGCVIQPVPKPADKTAAILPCGLEAPLSVAGAADMEPPLKRRHLHLTKGTRAQHCSRSHQSTNQHVNTCLYSSITFSTSSIMSRLDK
- the sobpa gene encoding sine oculis-binding protein homolog A isoform X6, which encodes MAETEKEGSRAPESKRSRKPAHPVKREINADMKSFAENTMNELLGWYGYDKVELRDSDDIEIRNYPDGEIRQHISVLKENSLPKAVMPEGSSSPPHANSSSSTPTSRNGVATETPANPASSSCSSTTVAKEQGGMPIIVPLIPPPLIKPPAEEDMCNVQIVCAWCQKVGLKRYSLSMGSELKSFCSEKCFAACRRAYFKRNKAREEEASTQHSKDTPRLVLKTHSDALGNDAKFLSMVCDWCKHIRHTKEYLDFGSGERRLQFCSAKCLNQYKMDIFYKETQAALPGGLCNPVYPAGDGKTETNAGVQLLTPESWNAPLSELRPRKAPSPGPTTSGAGHSGSASASPSDTSASGSASLSSSSSVKIPTPRPHESPTLPPPPPPLPPPPAPGIHPPMGLVPNGSPPMVMTPRGPMPLPLFMEHQMMQQIRPPFLRPPGPNSPLPNPMIPGIGPPPPPRTLGPPSSPMHRLLLSPHVHPSSTPTLPGNPPGIMPPHPGTHIPGLPFPPVNIMPPGPIPVPPMMNFGMPSLAPLVPPPMLLVPYPVIVPLPVPIPIPVPIPISPKASGDRPGNDGMLPEVSGEHSDSQDSSFSPSSSRGEGGAHKQNSSSSDVLSPGISSQMERHSMSLIKTESAGSSSLSHPGSPTEAPANGIIDLTTNRRSRQQLVIQRAAPCVQVKPEPESTTPTGLSVSRVGECEMNERDSCSTGPLEDTQNDRDTEAKSPLNNITLPCADPSFCSTTPLLSQPISCSLSTPLASIAVTKTEPGTATPCNVIVNGSCNMQPLEPTVRTPPPEQRPAVEMNRRTATICDEPAEGEDLKENSCSAIERTLSEQAVAPGRAGEEKSQEAEDAASGADHAYALPLMPKPGCVIQPVPKPADKTAAILPCGLEAPLSVAGAADMEPPLKRRHLHLTKGTRAQHCSRSHQSTNQHVNTCLYSSITFSTSSIMSRLDK